One genomic region from Eptesicus fuscus isolate TK198812 chromosome 18, DD_ASM_mEF_20220401, whole genome shotgun sequence encodes:
- the LOC129147179 gene encoding circumsporozoite protein-like yields the protein MAEDPSPLMAKDPSPLMAEDPSPLMAEDPSPPHGRGPQSPSWPRTPVPLMAEDPSPLMAEDPSPPHGRGPQSPSWPRTPVPSWPRTPVPLMAEDPSPLMAEDPSPPHGRGPQSPHGRGPQSPHGRGPQSPSWPRTPVPLMAEDPSPPHGRGPQCPALAAEALGSESRMWKKAS from the coding sequence ATGGCCGAGGACCCCAGTCCCCTCATGGCCAAGGACCCCAGTCCCCTCATGGCCGAGGACCCCAGTCCCCTCATGGCCGAGGACCCCAGTCCCCCTCATGGCCGAGGACCCCAGTCCCCCTCATGGCCGAGGACCCCAGTCCCCCTCATGGCCGAGGACCCCAGTCCCCTCATGGCCGAGGACCCCAGTCCCCCTCATGGCCGAGGACCCCAGTCCCCCTCATGGCCGAGGACCCCAGTCCCCTCATGGCCGAGGACCCCAGTTCCCCTCATGGCCGAGGACCCCAGTCCCCTCATGGCCGAGGACCCCAGTCCCCCTCATGGCCGAGGACCCCAGTCCCCTCATGGCCGAGGACCCCAGTCCCCTCATGGCCGAGGACCCCAGTCCCCCTCATGGCCGAGGACCCCAGTACCCCTCATGGCCGAGGACCCCAGTCCCCCTCATGGCCGAGGACCCCAGTGTCCTGCCCTCGCTGCTGAGGCCCTGGGTTCTGAGTCGCGGATGTGGAAGAAGGCGTCCTAG